The DNA segment AGGTAACGCATGAGCGAGTTAACCCAGCAATCCTGTGAAGCCTGCCGTGCAGGTGCCCCAACGGTTTCGGAGAGTGAAAAGCAAACCCTGCACAAGGAAGTTCCCGACTGGGAAATCGTTGAGGCCGACGGCGAAGAGCAGTTGCACAGGGTGTTCAAGCTCAAGAACTTTGCCCAGGCCCAGGCATTCACCAACAAAGTGGGCGACCTGGCCGAGGCGGAAGACCATCACCCCGCCATACTTCTCGAGTACGGAAAAGTAACCGTGAGCTGGTGGACCCACACCATCGGCGGTTTGCACAAGAATGATTTCGTGATGGCGGCCAAGACGGATGCGGCCTACAACGAGATGCAATAACGGCGCAGTGGCGGAATCTCTTTCCGCCACTGCCTCTCCCTTCTGGTCAGCCACATCCGCATAAAGCGGATACCAGCGAGTAACCGGGAGAGCTAGAAACCGTCGTCTACCGGGCTGCGGACGCCAAAGCCGCCTCTTCGGACAACGTGGGTGTAAATTTCGGTGGTGCGGATATCCGTGTGCCCAAGCAGCTTCTGAATGGTACGAATGTCGTAACCGGCCTCCAGCAAACGGGTAGCAAAGCTATGCCGGAAAGTATGGCTGTTTGCTGGTTTGCGAATGTCTGCCGATCGAATGGCTTTGCGAAAATTTTTCTGAACCGTTCGATCAAGCATATGGTGCCGCCGCTGAATACCTGAGCGTGGATCTACTGAGAAATCTGTGGCCGGGAAAACGTACTGCCAATCAGGTTCCCGGCTCGCGTTCGGGTATTTACGAGAGAGCGCCGTGGGCAAATACACCGAGCCGTAGCCCCTGGCCAGGTCGCTGGCATGTTGTAGCAGCGCCGATTCAATTTGCTGAGTAAGAGGACGAATAAGCGAGTCGGGCAACAGCGTGACTCGGTCCTTGTTTCCCTTGCCGCTGCGAACCACCAGTTGCTGCATTCCAAAATCCACATCCTTGACGCGAAGGCGCAGGACCTCATTGATCCGAAGGCCCGAACCGTAAATAAGCATGGCTATCAATCGAAATTCATCTTTCATATTCCCAATAGCGGCCCTG comes from the Marinobacter sp. F4206 genome and includes:
- a CDS encoding 4a-hydroxytetrahydrobiopterin dehydratase, with the translated sequence MSELTQQSCEACRAGAPTVSESEKQTLHKEVPDWEIVEADGEEQLHRVFKLKNFAQAQAFTNKVGDLAEAEDHHPAILLEYGKVTVSWWTHTIGGLHKNDFVMAAKTDAAYNEMQ